A stretch of the Chloroflexota bacterium genome encodes the following:
- a CDS encoding DUF1015 domain-containing protein, translated as MSRIMPFRGWRYDLRSAGTEDLNELVAPPFDVIDVQGQETLYERHRCNIIGAILGRDEPGDADNKNRYTRAAATLHSWRASGVLRQEVSPSIYLLRERFGLADGGFTARTGMVFRLRLAPWGNGILPHERTFPATRADRLALTIATQCQFSPIYALYSDPSAAAQNALISVAERQPDLHYQDDDGVEHSLWAISRASALQTAIESLEDRTFFIADGHHRYETALNYQRYRRYGVLPDAPAPSPLTGWQRVPDYQDYQPPGPNELQPYDTTWIYAARFEDPGVVVLPTHRCLNGLADFDGETLLDRLGKQFDVTSYSDDSELLEALQSATPGDHTYALLLPGSGPGYLLQLRSEHDIRAQLVKQDHPTVAAIDAAALQSLILGPLLGIARVSGEQKRHITTMPSASDAISQTRAGDYQAAFLVNPTTLKQIEDVSRASQVTPPKTTYFFPKLPSGLLVNWMEAGSSP; from the coding sequence ATGTCACGCATTATGCCCTTCCGTGGCTGGCGCTACGATCTAAGATCCGCCGGCACCGAAGACCTGAACGAGCTGGTTGCCCCACCCTTCGATGTTATCGATGTGCAAGGACAGGAAACCCTATACGAGCGACACCGCTGCAACATCATTGGCGCGATCCTGGGACGCGATGAGCCTGGCGACGCCGACAACAAAAATCGTTACACGCGCGCTGCTGCCACCCTGCACTCCTGGCGCGCCAGCGGCGTGCTGCGCCAGGAGGTATCACCCAGCATCTATCTCCTGAGGGAACGTTTTGGCTTGGCTGATGGTGGTTTCACCGCTCGAACGGGCATGGTTTTCCGTCTTCGCCTGGCGCCCTGGGGAAATGGTATCTTGCCCCATGAGCGCACCTTTCCTGCCACCAGGGCCGATCGCCTGGCTCTGACCATCGCTACCCAGTGCCAGTTCAGCCCCATCTACGCGCTCTATTCCGACCCATCGGCTGCAGCACAGAATGCCTTGATATCGGTCGCCGAACGCCAACCCGATCTGCACTATCAGGATGACGACGGCGTCGAACACAGTCTGTGGGCAATTTCCCGGGCCAGCGCGCTTCAGACTGCCATCGAGAGCCTGGAAGATCGCACATTCTTCATCGCGGATGGCCATCACCGCTATGAAACGGCCCTGAACTACCAACGCTATCGAAGATACGGCGTCTTGCCTGATGCCCCGGCGCCATCTCCGCTCACTGGCTGGCAGAGGGTGCCGGACTACCAGGACTATCAGCCACCGGGACCGAACGAACTGCAACCTTACGACACCACCTGGATCTATGCAGCTCGCTTCGAGGATCCGGGCGTGGTAGTTCTACCAACCCATCGTTGCCTGAATGGCTTGGCTGATTTCGACGGCGAGACACTGCTAGACCGGCTGGGGAAGCAGTTCGACGTGACCAGTTACTCCGATGATAGTGAATTGCTGGAAGCATTGCAGTCAGCGACGCCGGGCGATCACACCTACGCCCTCCTGTTGCCTGGCAGCGGACCAGGGTATCTTCTCCAGCTGCGATCTGAACACGACATCAGAGCCCAGCTTGTCAAGCAGGATCATCCGACGGTGGCAGCCATCGATGCGGCAGCACTGCAAAGTTTGATCCTTGGCCCGCTGCTCGGCATTGCCAGGGTTTCAGGCGAACAGAAGCGCCACATCACGACGATGCCCAGCGCCAGCGATGCCATATCCCAGACCCGGGCGGGGGACTATCAGGCGGCCTTTTTGGTGAATCCAACGACACTGAAGCAGATTGAAGATGTGTCTAGGGCGAGTCAGGTTACGCCGCCAAAAACCACCTACTTTTTTCCAAAGCTGCCCTCAGGGTTGCTGGTGAATTGGATGGAGGCTGGATCATCCCCGTGA
- a CDS encoding aminotransferase class III-fold pyridoxal phosphate-dependent enzyme: MSDNSSDALSSAFETEQRYVLHTWQQRQDDWDGPEIVGGEGSWFWDSTGKRYLDLCSQAQCNHLGHQHPDLVAAIQEQADKLCYIHINWGAEPRAELARRLVELSGMEGSKVYFTMSGAGATEHAMKAARWFTGRRKILSRYRSYHGATSNAMALSGDSRSWHTPGVPNIVHTLPPYCYRCPFGMNFPSCNLRCATNIAEVIEWEGKENVAALVVEPIVGTNGVFAGPGDYWRELRAICDHYGVLLIADEVMTGFGRTGTWFGWQHWPDAPPDIMLLGKGLTAAHLPLGAVLLNEECSNFFDDHPLPTGLTYSGHPLCCAAGRAAIDVYEKQDLVRRSRRLGAWMHGQLQKIVAHHPSAGDLRGRGLFAAMEMVSDRETRRPLAPWPRVPEALARLKKEARQRGVTLTVRGNLLIISPPLIIEKEDLALGLSIVDDLLSITDDEYDTDDFAWYFERKRLLNSR, encoded by the coding sequence ATGAGCGATAACTCATCCGATGCGCTTTCTTCGGCATTTGAGACTGAACAACGATACGTTCTGCATACCTGGCAGCAACGCCAGGACGATTGGGATGGTCCCGAAATCGTTGGCGGCGAGGGCTCCTGGTTCTGGGATTCTACCGGCAAGCGTTATCTGGATCTTTGCAGCCAGGCCCAGTGCAATCACCTGGGCCACCAGCACCCCGATCTGGTCGCGGCCATCCAAGAGCAAGCGGATAAACTCTGTTACATCCACATCAACTGGGGTGCAGAACCGCGAGCCGAGCTGGCCCGGCGATTGGTGGAACTCAGCGGCATGGAGGGCAGCAAGGTGTATTTCACCATGTCGGGTGCCGGCGCTACTGAACACGCCATGAAGGCGGCGCGCTGGTTCACGGGGCGCCGCAAGATTCTCAGCCGCTACCGCTCTTATCACGGAGCGACCAGCAATGCCATGGCTCTTAGCGGTGATAGCCGCAGCTGGCACACGCCAGGCGTGCCGAACATCGTGCACACCCTCCCCCCCTACTGTTACCGCTGTCCCTTCGGAATGAATTTTCCCTCCTGCAACCTGCGATGCGCCACCAACATCGCCGAGGTGATCGAATGGGAAGGCAAGGAAAACGTTGCCGCGCTGGTCGTCGAACCCATCGTGGGGACCAATGGAGTTTTCGCCGGACCGGGGGATTATTGGCGAGAGTTGCGAGCTATCTGTGACCATTATGGTGTGCTTCTGATCGCCGATGAGGTAATGACCGGTTTCGGCCGCACAGGCACATGGTTCGGCTGGCAACATTGGCCCGATGCACCACCCGATATCATGCTGTTAGGCAAGGGGCTCACTGCGGCCCATCTTCCCCTTGGGGCCGTCCTTCTCAATGAAGAATGCTCCAATTTTTTCGACGACCACCCGTTGCCTACCGGCCTTACCTACTCGGGCCACCCACTCTGCTGCGCCGCCGGCAGGGCAGCGATCGATGTCTACGAAAAACAGGACCTTGTTCGACGGAGTCGCCGGCTGGGCGCCTGGATGCATGGGCAGCTTCAGAAGATCGTTGCCCACCATCCCAGTGCAGGGGACCTGCGAGGTCGAGGCCTGTTCGCTGCCATGGAAATGGTTTCCGACAGGGAAACAAGGCGTCCACTGGCGCCGTGGCCGCGGGTACCCGAGGCTCTCGCCCGTCTCAAGAAAGAGGCCAGGCAGCGAGGTGTTACTCTGACAGTGAGAGGAAACCTTTTGATCATCTCGCCACCGTTGATCATCGAAAAGGAAGATCTTGCCTTGGGCCTTTCCATCGTCGACGATCTGCTCTCGATCACCGATGACGAGTATGATACTGACGATTTTGCCTGGTACTTCGAGCGAAAACGCCTTCTGAATTCCCGCTGA
- a CDS encoding aldehyde dehydrogenase family protein, with amino-acid sequence MKKQKFKITYGTLAAPNPELHQLFDQALDNLKGNLGKAYPLFINGQECWAEETFEDRSPVNTDVVLGVFQKGTVKDAQDALAAARAASPAWKATPWQERVALMRKAADLISDRLIEISAVMSLEVGKNRLEALGDVEETADLIRWYCDEMEKNQGYITPMLSESDKHHNTSILKPHGVWAVISPFNFPFALAGGPSGGALVAGNTVVFKPATDTPFTGWLLTECMRDAGLPDGVFNFVSGPGRIVGEELINNAEVDGITFTGSYDVGMHIYRTFASGRYPRPCIAEMGGKNAAIVSSKADLDKAALGVMRSAFGLTGQKCSACSRVFVEEEVKEAFIEKLVSLAKKVAVGDPSRQEIYMGPASNKSAFEDYKRFVEILHRDGNVLVGGEVLTGGDYGRGFFVAPTVVTDLPLDHELWKVEMFLPIVVVAGVDSPEQAMALANDSDYGLTGGFFSEDKEEIQWYLDNIEAGVVYVNRAAGATTGAWPGYQPFGGWKGSGSTGKAGGSLYYVPQYMREQSQTVID; translated from the coding sequence ATGAAAAAGCAGAAGTTTAAGATCACATACGGAACCCTGGCAGCCCCCAACCCTGAGTTGCACCAGTTGTTCGACCAGGCCCTCGACAATCTCAAGGGAAATCTGGGCAAGGCCTATCCATTATTCATCAATGGTCAGGAGTGTTGGGCAGAGGAGACCTTCGAAGATAGAAGCCCTGTCAACACCGACGTTGTGCTGGGTGTGTTCCAGAAGGGCACCGTGAAAGATGCCCAGGATGCCCTGGCTGCAGCGCGGGCTGCCTCCCCGGCCTGGAAAGCAACTCCCTGGCAGGAGCGGGTGGCGTTGATGCGCAAGGCAGCCGACCTGATCAGCGACCGGTTGATTGAGATCAGCGCGGTCATGTCCCTGGAAGTCGGCAAAAATCGCCTGGAGGCCCTGGGCGATGTTGAAGAGACCGCCGATCTGATTCGCTGGTACTGCGATGAGATGGAAAAAAACCAGGGTTACATCACCCCCATGCTATCGGAGTCGGACAAACACCACAATACCAGTATTCTCAAGCCGCACGGGGTTTGGGCTGTGATCTCCCCCTTCAATTTCCCCTTCGCCCTTGCTGGTGGTCCCAGTGGCGGCGCGTTGGTCGCAGGCAACACCGTTGTGTTTAAACCAGCCACCGACACGCCTTTCACCGGATGGCTGTTGACCGAATGCATGCGGGATGCCGGTCTACCGGACGGCGTCTTCAATTTCGTATCGGGCCCCGGACGTATCGTAGGTGAGGAGTTGATCAACAACGCCGAGGTAGACGGAATCACCTTCACTGGATCCTACGACGTAGGTATGCATATCTATCGCACCTTTGCCTCAGGCCGCTATCCCCGCCCATGCATCGCCGAAATGGGTGGAAAAAACGCGGCCATCGTCAGCAGCAAGGCAGACCTGGACAAGGCCGCGCTGGGTGTGATGCGATCCGCTTTTGGCTTGACAGGACAGAAGTGCTCCGCCTGCAGTCGCGTCTTTGTCGAGGAAGAGGTCAAGGAGGCCTTTATCGAAAAGCTGGTTTCCCTTGCGAAAAAGGTCGCCGTGGGCGATCCCTCCCGCCAGGAGATATACATGGGACCGGCCAGCAACAAGAGTGCCTTCGAGGACTATAAACGCTTCGTCGAGATCCTCCACCGGGATGGCAATGTGCTGGTTGGCGGCGAAGTGCTCACCGGCGGCGACTATGGCCGGGGCTTTTTCGTTGCTCCGACCGTGGTCACCGATCTGCCCCTCGACCATGAGCTTTGGAAAGTTGAGATGTTTCTACCAATCGTCGTAGTTGCCGGTGTCGACAGCCCGGAGCAGGCCATGGCTCTGGCCAATGACAGCGACTACGGCCTGACCGGCGGCTTCTTCAGCGAGGACAAGGAGGAAATCCAGTGGTACCTGGATAACATCGAAGCCGGCGTGGTCTATGTTAATCGCGCTGCAGGTGCCACTACCGGTGCCTGGCCCGGATACCAGCCCTTCGGCGGCTGGAAGGGTAGCGGCAGCACCGGCAAGGCTGGCGGAAGCCTCTACTATGTGCCCCAGTATATGCGCGAGCAATCGCAGACCGTGATTGACTGA
- the pheT gene encoding phenylalanine--tRNA ligase subunit beta: MTTMRVPLSWLNDFVDVSDLDPVELAERLTLAGLEVEHIRWVGLSPSPGYHKPPDRMGEQDGLPWDRESIFVGEILETKQHPNADRLLLATVGYGGEKPMTIITGAPNLQPGDSGLKVAFATIGARLIDPYAEIYQTFRLKAGKIRGIRSEGMACSERELGISEQHEGIIILPPNAPVGTPLADYMGDAVLTMDLTPNLARNLNIIGVAREVAALYNLPMKREQPELASIAGIVRPEDISRPAPPAKAFCHIDIVDSDLCFRYTATLIKDVETGESPGWMKDRLRKAGVRPIYNIVDATNYAMLEWGQPTHAFDYDLLVERALRASEGEESVPTIIMRRAEEGERFTTLDGVDREMTEDMLMITDPLGAIAIGGVMGGLETEVNENTRNVLLESASFEFINNRRTSQTLRLPSEATARFSKGVSSEMTVPAAQRCARLMVQLAGGEIVQGMEDCYPAPQQSVQVALTAAEVERILGMDVATDQIQDILTLLEFDVDRSGDAGEMMQVTVPWHRLDVSIDADLIEEVARIIGYDKIPTTLMDDTLPPQWRNWQLEGKERVRDVLVGMGLQDTISYALIGPEVNPKLLAAQPGAEYDRLDPDLPPAEMLLPVILDPEALVRLENPLAATADRLRSTLVGSMLVTMGDNLRHSERVALFEIGKVYWPLDGEALPAEPEHIAVGLSGPRDMGAWLNVNAEPLDFFDLKGVVEELLNRFGLLDDARFEAVIHPVFGPRAARLVIDGRHAGILGEVHPLVRRAFGLFDQRASVAELQLEPFIAVASEKTSMQPVSSYPVVKEDLAVVVDEEVTAEQVEGVIRQGGGSLLVDVQLFDLYQGKQIESGKKSLAFSLTFQAMDRTLKDKDVEKVRRRIIGRLEKVLGAVLRA, translated from the coding sequence ATGACTACCATGCGCGTGCCACTGTCGTGGCTTAACGATTTTGTGGATGTTTCCGATCTGGACCCGGTTGAGTTGGCCGAACGGCTCACCCTGGCCGGATTGGAGGTTGAACATATACGCTGGGTCGGTCTCAGCCCGTCGCCCGGTTATCACAAGCCTCCCGACCGGATGGGCGAGCAGGATGGATTACCCTGGGATAGGGAGAGTATCTTCGTGGGCGAGATCCTGGAGACCAAACAGCACCCCAATGCGGATCGATTGCTGCTGGCAACCGTCGGTTATGGCGGCGAGAAGCCAATGACAATCATCACAGGCGCACCCAATCTGCAACCGGGCGATAGCGGCCTCAAGGTGGCCTTTGCCACCATCGGCGCCCGGTTGATCGATCCCTATGCCGAAATCTATCAGACCTTCAGGCTCAAAGCAGGCAAGATCCGTGGCATTCGATCGGAGGGCATGGCCTGTTCGGAGCGGGAGTTGGGAATCAGCGAGCAGCATGAGGGTATCATAATCCTGCCGCCCAACGCGCCAGTTGGCACACCGTTGGCCGATTACATGGGTGATGCCGTCCTGACTATGGACCTGACACCCAATCTGGCTCGCAATCTCAACATCATCGGCGTTGCCCGGGAGGTGGCGGCCCTCTACAACCTTCCTATGAAACGGGAGCAGCCCGAGCTGGCCAGCATTGCCGGGATTGTGCGTCCCGAAGATATATCCCGACCGGCGCCGCCTGCCAAGGCCTTCTGTCACATCGATATTGTCGATTCCGACCTCTGTTTTCGTTACACTGCTACCTTGATCAAGGATGTGGAAACGGGCGAGTCGCCAGGATGGATGAAGGACCGGCTGCGCAAGGCGGGGGTACGGCCCATCTACAATATCGTGGATGCCACCAACTACGCCATGCTGGAATGGGGCCAGCCAACCCACGCCTTTGATTATGACCTGCTGGTCGAGCGGGCCTTGCGCGCATCGGAGGGAGAAGAATCTGTTCCCACCATCATCATGCGTCGCGCGGAGGAGGGTGAGCGCTTCACGACTCTGGATGGCGTCGACCGGGAAATGACCGAGGACATGCTGATGATCACCGATCCCCTGGGTGCTATCGCGATCGGCGGCGTCATGGGTGGACTGGAGACCGAGGTCAACGAAAACACCCGCAACGTGCTGTTGGAGTCGGCCAGCTTCGAGTTCATCAATAACCGGCGCACCTCCCAGACCTTGCGCCTGCCCAGCGAGGCCACAGCCCGTTTCAGCAAGGGTGTTTCGTCCGAGATGACGGTACCCGCGGCTCAACGCTGTGCCCGTCTGATGGTTCAGTTGGCTGGCGGCGAGATCGTCCAGGGTATGGAGGACTGCTATCCGGCGCCACAGCAGAGTGTCCAGGTGGCATTAACAGCTGCCGAGGTTGAACGTATCCTGGGCATGGATGTGGCCACCGACCAGATTCAGGATATCTTGACGCTCTTGGAGTTTGATGTGGACCGGTCGGGTGATGCCGGTGAGATGATGCAGGTAACCGTTCCCTGGCACCGTTTGGATGTCAGCATCGACGCCGACCTGATCGAGGAGGTGGCGAGAATCATCGGCTACGACAAGATTCCCACCACACTTATGGACGATACCTTGCCGCCCCAGTGGCGTAACTGGCAATTGGAAGGCAAGGAGCGGGTGCGGGATGTGCTGGTGGGTATGGGACTCCAGGATACCATCAGCTATGCCTTGATCGGCCCGGAGGTCAACCCGAAGCTGTTGGCGGCACAGCCTGGCGCTGAATATGACAGGTTGGACCCCGACCTGCCGCCGGCTGAGATGCTGTTGCCCGTCATCCTCGATCCGGAGGCACTGGTGCGCCTGGAGAATCCCCTGGCCGCCACGGCCGACCGCCTGCGATCCACGCTGGTGGGCAGCATGTTAGTGACCATGGGCGACAACCTGCGCCACAGCGAGCGGGTGGCCTTGTTCGAGATAGGCAAGGTCTATTGGCCTTTGGATGGCGAGGCGTTGCCCGCCGAGCCGGAGCATATAGCGGTCGGCTTGAGCGGTCCGCGTGACATGGGTGCCTGGCTGAATGTCAATGCCGAACCATTGGATTTCTTCGATCTCAAGGGAGTTGTGGAGGAACTGCTGAATCGCTTCGGCCTGCTGGACGACGCCCGTTTCGAGGCGGTGATTCATCCGGTCTTTGGTCCGCGGGCTGCCCGGCTGGTCATTGACGGAAGACACGCCGGAATCCTGGGTGAGGTACACCCCCTGGTACGACGCGCCTTTGGTTTGTTCGACCAGCGAGCGAGTGTGGCCGAGTTGCAGCTGGAGCCTTTCATTGCCGTTGCCAGTGAGAAGACGAGTATGCAGCCCGTCTCCAGCTATCCGGTCGTCAAGGAGGATCTGGCCGTCGTGGTTGACGAAGAAGTGACGGCCGAGCAGGTCGAAGGGGTCATTCGCCAGGGCGGTGGTTCGCTGCTGGTCGATGTGCAGCTGTTTGATCTTTATCAGGGCAAGCAGATCGAGAGCGGCAAAAAGAGCCTGGCCTTCAGCCTGACTTTCCAGGCCATGGACAGAACTTTGAAGGACAAGGATGTAGAGAAGGTGCGCCGTCGCATCATCGGGCGGTTGGAAAAAGTCCTGGGCGCGGTGTTGCGGGCATAG
- the pheS gene encoding phenylalanine--tRNA ligase subunit alpha has protein sequence MLEELTVLREEAIESLAAADDAAALEAWRVEYLGRKGSVTGLMRNIGKLPGEDRPAYGQAANQLKVELSAAYEKQKQAVAERSLVSELATEGIDVTLPGRRPQIGRYHPSIQTLREIYEIFAAMGFQVFTSRDVETDECNFELLNMPPGHPARDMWDTFHTTQPGIILRTHTSPGQIHAMQALGPDKPIRVILPGLCYRYEQVTARAEMMFHQVEGLVVGRHITMADLKGVIVEFANQVYGEGRKLRFRCSHFPFTEPSVEADVDCILCEGKGCGVCKYTGWLEIMGAGMVHPVVLENGGYDPKQWSGFAFGMGPERIAMLKHGISDIRYFFGNDLRFLKQF, from the coding sequence ATGTTGGAAGAACTGACAGTCCTGCGCGAGGAGGCAATTGAAAGCCTGGCGGCCGCCGATGATGCTGCCGCCCTGGAAGCGTGGCGGGTTGAGTACCTGGGACGCAAAGGGTCGGTGACCGGCCTGATGCGTAACATCGGCAAGTTGCCCGGCGAGGATCGACCGGCCTACGGACAGGCAGCCAATCAACTCAAAGTGGAGTTGAGCGCTGCCTATGAAAAACAAAAGCAGGCAGTGGCGGAGCGATCGCTGGTGTCCGAGTTGGCCACCGAGGGTATCGATGTCACCCTGCCCGGACGGCGTCCTCAGATCGGCCGGTACCATCCCAGCATCCAGACCCTGCGCGAGATCTACGAGATCTTCGCCGCCATGGGTTTCCAGGTTTTCACCAGCAGGGATGTGGAAACCGATGAGTGCAACTTTGAGCTGTTGAACATGCCACCGGGCCATCCCGCTCGCGACATGTGGGACACCTTTCATACGACGCAACCGGGCATAATCCTGCGCACCCATACCAGCCCCGGTCAGATCCATGCCATGCAGGCCCTCGGCCCCGATAAGCCGATACGCGTTATTTTGCCGGGCTTGTGTTACCGCTACGAGCAGGTGACAGCTCGTGCCGAGATGATGTTCCACCAGGTGGAAGGACTGGTCGTCGGACGCCACATCACCATGGCCGATCTCAAGGGGGTCATCGTCGAGTTCGCCAACCAGGTCTACGGAGAGGGCCGTAAGCTGCGTTTTCGTTGCTCCCACTTCCCGTTCACCGAGCCCAGCGTCGAGGCTGATGTCGATTGCATCCTTTGCGAAGGAAAGGGGTGTGGTGTCTGTAAGTACACCGGCTGGCTGGAGATCATGGGAGCGGGCATGGTGCACCCCGTGGTGCTGGAGAACGGCGGCTACGATCCAAAACAATGGTCGGGCTTTGCCTTTGGTATGGGTCCCGAAAGAATCGCCATGCTGAAACATGGCATTAGCGATATCCGCTACTTCTTTGGCAACGATCTGCGGTTCCTGAAACAGTTTTAA
- a CDS encoding S8 family serine peptidase codes for MPHRKSARLFVLIVALTLIVSGSAAAPFTTLPEMVSPGVAFAAPLDSDLLAAFAASADGQARFWVIFDQQADLSAAEDMDDWSAKGHYVFHTLQATAARSQASLLQALQTRQVDGAISYYQPYWIVNVIVVQGDRQAAESIAAYPGVAEVMAVPKIEAPQPIVEEVPESPEAVAWGVTKIGADQVWTIYGVRGEGIVSANIDTGVRYSHEALVRQYRGNQSGTAAGPFEHDYNWWDARSVPSVPGSPSPFPVAAEGSHGTHVMGSQVGENASFTDQIGVAPGSQWIAAYGCCPNDAGLLGATQWMLAPTKLDGSDPDPDMRPHIINNSWGGPGGFLYFAQVIDNLRMAGIFNSYSAGNSGSAGCGSLGAPGDNPPSFNSGATNSSDGIGYFSSRGPNPFSGDTGPDVAAPGVNVYSAVATSDTSYQGGWNGTSMAAPHTAGTVALLWSLEPDLIGKVAETEAILRGTALSLTGGSTCGGIAPTEVPNNTFGWGRVDAKAAADMVFESGTLAGTLTDSVSAAPIAGAQVTITRNGKSVPQTTDENGQYSFTIGQGSYAVEVEAYGYLAGGASPTVSQDDVTQQDFALVARPVHLLSGMVTDGTNPVWGAELWLKNHPLSPVMSDALGDYSMAVAEGDYTLKASMPGFEPFETEISITADLTDDIVLTPTADYYALSSESAPGCQVTFDWVELQGQPGTVTLNLADDVSQGVVTGGNVSFYGTDYTIAYIGSNGFVQFGQSYNRVNGVIPFEGKPNNAVYGFATDLNPENGTQGKVYHRFDSGQWIVQYDDVEHWLNGYPETFELVFDDASGEILLQYQTVSSPGDSMMGIENDTGTVATLVSKSNWPAISDGLAIKLVPFRGLAGAHNTADVNCDGEVDSLDAVAVGNAWNTVLGDAGYVQGYDLDMDGDVDIADIQQVVAWWGWMAQ; via the coding sequence ACCTTGCCGGAAATGGTTAGCCCCGGTGTTGCTTTTGCCGCACCCCTGGACAGCGACCTGTTGGCGGCATTTGCAGCTTCGGCGGATGGCCAGGCCCGATTCTGGGTCATCTTCGACCAGCAAGCCGACCTCTCTGCCGCCGAAGACATGGACGACTGGAGCGCCAAGGGTCACTATGTCTTCCATACCCTGCAAGCAACGGCTGCGCGCAGCCAGGCCAGTCTGCTGCAGGCCCTGCAGACCAGACAAGTGGATGGCGCCATCTCCTATTACCAGCCCTATTGGATCGTCAACGTGATTGTGGTACAAGGGGATCGCCAAGCTGCAGAGTCCATCGCTGCCTATCCGGGCGTCGCAGAGGTCATGGCAGTGCCCAAAATCGAGGCTCCGCAGCCGATCGTCGAGGAGGTTCCGGAGAGCCCGGAGGCTGTGGCCTGGGGCGTAACCAAGATCGGGGCGGACCAGGTGTGGACCATCTATGGCGTGCGTGGGGAGGGCATCGTCTCGGCCAACATCGATACGGGTGTGCGCTACAGCCACGAGGCCCTGGTACGCCAATATCGCGGCAACCAGAGTGGGACCGCGGCCGGCCCCTTTGAGCATGACTACAACTGGTGGGACGCTCGCAGCGTGCCCAGCGTGCCCGGCTCGCCGTCGCCGTTTCCCGTAGCCGCCGAAGGCAGCCACGGCACCCATGTCATGGGCAGCCAGGTCGGTGAAAACGCCTCATTCACCGACCAGATCGGTGTCGCGCCCGGCTCGCAATGGATAGCCGCCTATGGCTGTTGCCCGAATGACGCCGGCCTTCTGGGCGCCACGCAATGGATGCTGGCCCCTACCAAGCTCGATGGCAGCGATCCCGATCCTGACATGCGCCCCCATATCATCAACAATTCCTGGGGCGGGCCGGGCGGCTTTCTGTACTTCGCACAGGTCATAGATAACCTGCGCATGGCCGGCATCTTTAACTCCTACTCCGCCGGCAACAGTGGCTCTGCCGGTTGTGGCTCTTTGGGAGCGCCCGGCGATAACCCACCGTCGTTCAACTCGGGCGCCACCAACAGCAGCGACGGCATCGGTTATTTTTCCAGCCGAGGTCCCAACCCGTTCAGCGGTGACACCGGCCCCGATGTCGCGGCCCCCGGCGTGAACGTCTACTCCGCGGTGGCAACATCAGATACCTCCTATCAAGGTGGCTGGAATGGCACCAGCATGGCCGCCCCACACACCGCGGGCACGGTCGCCTTGCTCTGGTCGCTGGAGCCGGACCTGATCGGCAAGGTTGCCGAGACCGAGGCGATCCTGCGCGGCACAGCTTTGTCGCTGACTGGCGGTAGCACCTGCGGAGGCATCGCGCCCACCGAGGTGCCCAATAACACCTTCGGCTGGGGCCGTGTCGATGCCAAAGCGGCAGCCGACATGGTCTTCGAGAGCGGCACGTTGGCTGGCACACTAACCGACTCGGTGAGCGCTGCCCCTATCGCTGGCGCCCAGGTTACCATCACGCGCAATGGCAAATCTGTCCCACAAACCACCGATGAGAATGGTCAGTACAGCTTTACGATCGGCCAGGGCAGCTATGCGGTCGAGGTTGAGGCCTATGGCTACCTTGCTGGCGGCGCCTCCCCCACAGTCAGCCAGGATGATGTGACCCAACAGGATTTTGCCCTGGTCGCCAGGCCAGTTCACTTGCTGTCGGGCATGGTGACCGATGGAACGAATCCCGTTTGGGGTGCAGAGCTTTGGCTGAAAAACCACCCCCTGTCCCCTGTCATGTCCGACGCCCTGGGCGACTACAGCATGGCGGTGGCCGAGGGAGACTACACGCTGAAGGCCTCGATGCCTGGCTTTGAACCCTTCGAGACGGAGATTAGCATCACCGCCGATCTGACCGATGACATCGTATTGACGCCAACGGCCGACTATTACGCCTTGAGCAGCGAGAGCGCCCCCGGCTGCCAGGTGACCTTCGATTGGGTCGAACTGCAGGGCCAGCCTGGTACCGTCACCCTGAACCTCGCTGACGATGTATCACAAGGTGTTGTGACCGGTGGCAACGTGAGCTTTTACGGTACCGATTACACAATAGCCTACATTGGCTCGAACGGGTTCGTGCAATTCGGCCAGAGTTACAACCGGGTCAACGGCGTGATCCCCTTCGAGGGCAAGCCTAACAATGCCGTCTATGGCTTTGCTACCGATCTCAATCCCGAGAACGGCACCCAGGGCAAGGTCTACCATCGCTTCGACAGCGGCCAGTGGATCGTGCAATATGATGATGTCGAACACTGGCTCAATGGCTATCCAGAAACCTTCGAGCTCGTCTTCGACGATGCCAGTGGCGAGATCCTGCTGCAATACCAGACGGTGAGCAGCCCTGGTGACAGCATGATGGGCATCGAGAACGACACGGGAACCGTGGCAACGCTGGTATCGAAGTCCAACTGGCCGGCCATCAGCGATGGGCTGGCCATCAAGCTCGTACCCTTCCGCGGACTTGCGGGCGCTCACAATACCGCCGACGTCAACTGTGACGGCGAGGTGGACTCGCTGGATGCCGTCGCCGTCGGCAATGCCTGGAATACAGTCCTTGGCGATGCTGGCTATGTGCAGGGATACGACCTGGATATGGATGGCGATGTGGACATCGCCGACATCCAGCAGGTAGTTGCCTGGTGGGGTTGGATGGCACAATAA